One Sediminibacillus dalangtanensis genomic region harbors:
- a CDS encoding ABC-F family ATP-binding cassette domain-containing protein, producing MILMQVNDITKRYGAELILSNIKLEVQTNDRIAVVGRNGAGKSTLLKIIAGILPYDEGEIHKPKETTLGYLAQNTGLESDQTIWREMLGVFQHFVDTEKELREMELKMGDPDVLEDQDAYQKLLAAYDAKQQAFKMEGGYQYEADIKSVLNGLHFYAQDWDTSIAELSGGQKTRLALGKLLLSKPDILILDEPTNHLDIETLSWLEGYLNNYSGAVVIVSHDRYFLDKTVETVYEISRNHSTKYHGNYSKYLEQKAANYERDVKQFEKQQAEIKRMEEFVQKNIVRASTTKRAQSRRKQLEKMERLDKPQGDESSAKFAFDINRRSGNDVLKVKDLAFRYEDSDEPVFSNLTFDVSRGDSIALVGPNGVGKTTLLKTIVGDLKQAKGNIQLGTNVQIGYYDQEQTRLHSNKTVLNELWDEYPMTNEKDIRTVLGNFLFSGDDVLKNVTSLSGGEKARLALAKLMMEKANLLILDEPTNHLDLDSKEVLESALIDFPGTILFVSHDRYFINRLATQVIEMQPANSTIYLGDYDYYLDKKQEEYELQQLSEQENTPEQPAAAAKTTFEQEKELKKEKRRKERRIQEIEQEIEATEKQVEEIDALLCDPEVYQDHEKALELTEEKEHQDLQLEKLMEEWEELHED from the coding sequence ATGATTTTAATGCAAGTCAATGACATCACAAAAAGATATGGCGCTGAGCTTATCTTATCCAATATAAAATTAGAAGTGCAGACTAATGACCGGATTGCGGTCGTCGGCCGCAACGGTGCCGGTAAATCGACGCTGTTGAAAATAATCGCGGGAATCCTGCCCTATGACGAGGGCGAAATCCACAAACCGAAAGAAACCACGCTTGGCTATCTCGCCCAAAATACGGGTCTTGAATCAGATCAGACAATCTGGCGGGAAATGCTGGGCGTATTTCAGCACTTTGTCGATACGGAAAAAGAACTTCGGGAAATGGAATTGAAAATGGGCGATCCGGATGTGCTTGAAGATCAGGATGCCTATCAAAAACTGCTGGCTGCTTACGACGCCAAACAACAGGCCTTCAAAATGGAGGGCGGCTATCAATATGAAGCCGACATCAAGTCCGTCTTGAACGGGCTTCATTTCTATGCACAGGACTGGGACACGTCGATCGCAGAGTTGAGCGGTGGCCAGAAGACCCGCCTGGCACTGGGCAAACTGCTCTTATCCAAGCCGGACATCCTGATTTTGGACGAGCCAACCAACCATCTCGATATCGAAACCCTCTCCTGGCTGGAGGGGTATTTGAACAATTACAGTGGCGCTGTCGTGATTGTTTCCCACGACCGCTATTTCCTGGACAAAACGGTCGAGACCGTCTACGAAATATCCCGGAATCATTCAACGAAATACCATGGGAATTACAGCAAATACTTGGAACAGAAGGCAGCCAATTACGAACGGGATGTAAAACAATTTGAAAAACAACAGGCTGAGATTAAAAGGATGGAAGAGTTTGTACAGAAAAACATCGTCCGTGCTTCTACAACAAAGCGGGCACAGAGCCGCCGGAAACAGCTGGAAAAAATGGAACGGCTCGATAAGCCGCAGGGAGACGAGTCCTCGGCAAAATTTGCCTTCGATATCAACCGCCGCAGCGGGAATGACGTATTGAAAGTGAAGGACCTTGCGTTTCGTTACGAGGATAGCGACGAGCCTGTCTTTTCCAATCTAACCTTCGATGTTTCTCGCGGAGATAGTATCGCCCTGGTCGGACCGAATGGCGTCGGTAAAACCACACTGCTGAAAACGATTGTCGGCGACTTGAAACAAGCCAAGGGGAACATCCAGCTCGGAACCAATGTGCAAATCGGCTACTACGACCAGGAACAAACCCGATTGCATTCCAACAAAACGGTCTTAAACGAGCTTTGGGACGAGTATCCGATGACCAATGAAAAGGACATCCGTACCGTTCTGGGGAACTTCCTTTTTTCCGGAGACGATGTGCTGAAAAATGTAACCAGCTTGAGCGGAGGCGAAAAAGCCAGACTGGCTCTTGCCAAGCTGATGATGGAAAAAGCCAATCTGCTGATACTCGACGAACCGACTAACCATCTTGATTTGGACAGCAAAGAAGTACTGGAGTCAGCATTGATCGACTTCCCTGGCACGATTCTGTTCGTTTCCCACGATCGTTACTTTATTAACAGACTGGCAACACAGGTTATCGAAATGCAGCCTGCTAACAGCACCATTTATTTAGGGGATTATGATTATTACCTCGATAAAAAACAAGAGGAATATGAATTGCAACAGCTGAGCGAGCAGGAAAACACTCCTGAGCAGCCAGCAGCCGCTGCAAAGACGACTTTCGAACAGGAAAAAGAATTGAAAAAAGAAAAGCGGAGAAAAGAACGGCGGATTCAGGAAATTGAACAGGAAATTGAAGCAACAGAAAAACAAGTGGAAGAGATCGATGCATTGCTCTGTGATCCCGAGGTTTATCAGGATCACGAAAAGGCGCTGGAACTGACGGAAGAAAAAGAACATCAGGATTTACAGTTGGAAAAGTTGATGGAAGAATGGGAAGAGCTTCATGAAGATTGA
- a CDS encoding ATP-dependent nuclease, translated as MGIKLKELRIRYFKSYKEADVVFSNNSVLIGANNVGKTSLLQALQFAFTRTKKVNIEDIYIEPDKSLPKSREAIIDALILPVDEDGNELEEFDEVWFEHFGELRSESSDTLNQFVGIRTILKYDKVKDEYVSEKKGLVEWPATEEVLEYSNFKRATITEKILQSVPVFYMDARRDIVLEMKDKTSFWGRMVRDVGLEEEEIEEIEETLDQVNDRIIERSTVLKHLSKNLSKISKTVNSPEESIKIDPVSRKIRDLDRGIDLTFKDRNSERFPISNHGMGTRSWITFLTVVAYIQWKIKQMRDQEIPYHPLVLLEEPEAHLHPQAQRKIFHQINELAGQKIVSTHSPLIVGQVDIEDIRHISKVNSGTKVNSIDTSELDEQEIRKIRQEIFKTRGDLLFANAIILCEGETEEQVIPRFFREYFGCESFEVGTNVISVGGKGKYKPFLRIAYDFNIDIYVLSDGEQETIKKVKKDLERVHGEEVNVEEMENIKFLPNEFDFEEYLISKGYERELLMAIETLFGEGYLDSYIQKKDQKTKGRKPTSEKCDICHQIIYEDKLRDYTGIEGNKEALLDCIHENKTGYSSIIAEIIIESRTDDKVPEIIRDLFKVMNRKLQIIED; from the coding sequence ATGGGGATAAAGTTAAAAGAATTGAGAATTAGGTACTTTAAATCATATAAAGAAGCCGATGTTGTTTTTTCTAATAATTCTGTTTTAATTGGTGCTAATAATGTAGGAAAAACATCGTTATTACAAGCTTTACAGTTTGCTTTCACACGTACAAAAAAAGTTAATATTGAGGATATATATATAGAACCAGATAAAAGTTTGCCTAAAAGTAGAGAAGCAATTATAGACGCTTTAATATTACCGGTAGATGAAGATGGAAATGAATTGGAAGAATTTGACGAAGTGTGGTTTGAGCATTTTGGAGAGCTTAGAAGTGAAAGTTCTGACACTCTAAATCAATTTGTAGGAATTAGAACGATATTAAAATACGATAAAGTTAAAGATGAGTACGTATCAGAAAAGAAAGGTTTAGTTGAATGGCCCGCAACTGAGGAAGTTTTGGAATATTCTAACTTCAAGAGGGCAACAATTACTGAAAAAATCTTACAATCTGTTCCTGTATTTTATATGGATGCGAGAAGAGATATTGTTTTAGAGATGAAAGATAAAACTTCCTTTTGGGGAAGAATGGTTAGAGATGTTGGGTTGGAAGAAGAAGAAATAGAAGAAATAGAAGAAACCCTTGATCAAGTGAACGATCGAATTATAGAACGGAGTACAGTTTTAAAACACTTATCTAAAAATCTTAGCAAAATTTCTAAAACCGTTAACTCTCCAGAAGAAAGTATTAAAATAGATCCTGTGTCCAGAAAAATAAGAGATCTAGATAGAGGTATTGACTTAACCTTTAAAGATAGAAATTCTGAAAGGTTTCCGATCTCTAATCATGGAATGGGAACTAGGAGTTGGATAACATTCCTAACCGTTGTAGCATATATTCAATGGAAAATAAAACAAATGAGGGATCAAGAAATTCCCTATCATCCATTAGTATTATTGGAAGAACCTGAAGCACATTTACATCCACAAGCGCAGAGGAAAATTTTTCATCAAATAAATGAACTTGCTGGCCAGAAAATTGTAAGCACTCACTCCCCGTTAATTGTAGGGCAAGTAGATATTGAAGATATAAGGCATATATCTAAAGTGAATAGTGGTACGAAAGTGAACTCGATCGATACATCTGAATTAGATGAACAAGAGATCAGAAAAATCCGACAAGAAATATTTAAAACAAGGGGGGATCTCTTGTTTGCTAATGCAATAATTTTGTGTGAGGGAGAAACTGAAGAACAAGTTATCCCACGGTTTTTTAGAGAGTACTTCGGTTGTGAATCCTTTGAAGTTGGCACAAATGTAATAAGTGTTGGTGGGAAAGGAAAATATAAACCGTTCTTAAGAATCGCATACGATTTCAATATTGATATTTATGTTTTAAGTGACGGTGAACAAGAAACAATAAAGAAGGTAAAGAAAGATTTAGAAAGAGTACATGGAGAAGAAGTCAACGTGGAAGAGATGGAGAACATTAAATTTCTTCCAAATGAGTTTGATTTTGAAGAATATCTCATAAGTAAAGGCTATGAAAGAGAGTTGCTTATGGCAATAGAAACCTTATTTGGAGAAGGCTATTTAGATAGTTACATACAGAAAAAAGATCAAAAGACAAAAGGAAGGAAACCCACCTCAGAAAAATGTGATATATGCCACCAAATTATTTATGAAGATAAGCTTCGAGATTATACAGGAATTGAAGGTAATAAAGAAGCGTTACTTGATTGTATTCATGAGAACAAAACTGGTTATTCATCTATAATAGCTGAGATTATAATTGAAAGTAGAACTGATGATAAAGTTCCTGAAATTATTAGAGATTTGTTTAAGGTAATGAATAGAAAGTTACAAATAATCGAAGATTAG
- a CDS encoding redox-sensing transcriptional repressor Rex, translated as MNNEQNKIPQATAKRLPLYYRFINNLHHQGKLRVSSKELSDAVKVDSATIRRDFSYFGALGKKGYGYNVEYLLSFFRKTLDQDEVTKVALIGVGNLGTAFLHYNFMKNNNTKIEMAFDADPNKVGSEIGGVPVYHVDDLEDHLQNTAVAILTVPSTEAQGITERLVEAGVSGILNFTPARITVPDHIRVHHIDLSVELQSLVYFLKHYPLEEEEGE; from the coding sequence ATGAATAACGAGCAAAATAAAATACCACAAGCAACGGCAAAGCGCCTGCCACTATATTACCGATTTATCAATAACCTGCACCATCAAGGGAAACTGCGCGTTTCTTCCAAGGAGCTGAGCGACGCGGTCAAAGTAGATTCCGCAACCATCCGCCGGGACTTTTCTTATTTCGGTGCATTGGGAAAAAAGGGATACGGCTACAATGTCGAATACCTGCTCAGTTTTTTCCGGAAAACCCTTGATCAGGATGAAGTGACCAAGGTCGCACTTATCGGTGTCGGGAACCTTGGAACGGCTTTTCTCCATTATAATTTCATGAAAAACAACAATACGAAAATTGAAATGGCCTTCGACGCCGATCCCAATAAAGTCGGTTCAGAAATCGGCGGGGTACCGGTTTACCATGTAGATGATTTGGAAGATCATTTGCAAAACACGGCTGTCGCCATACTGACGGTTCCTTCCACAGAAGCCCAGGGAATTACCGAACGATTGGTCGAAGCAGGTGTCTCCGGCATCCTTAACTTCACACCCGCACGGATTACCGTTCCCGATCATATACGGGTGCATCACATCGATTTATCCGTCGAGCTACAGTCGCTGGTATACTTCCTCAAGCATTATCCGCTGGAAGAAGAAGAGGGAGAGTAA
- a CDS encoding CPBP family intramembrane glutamic endopeptidase, with translation MPKRYWYVIMTYIIMQLSGAFLVPFIDMLNIDRFTFSVSWSIISFVAALVITLLLLRPDMRQGSDRNASGAGGIIGWSALGVAMAYMAQYAAVIIETMVLGIKPGSENTMQIMEIARAAPIFIIIPTIIAPILEEIIFRKIIFGSLYKRMNFFIAALASSIIFGLVHMDVTHIITYTGMGLVFAFLYVHTNRIIVPIITHMAMNTITVIAQFSIDPEELDQMLEQWEKMQMILIGG, from the coding sequence GTGCCTAAACGATATTGGTATGTCATCATGACCTATATAATCATGCAGCTTTCCGGAGCTTTTCTCGTACCGTTCATCGATATGCTGAACATAGATCGGTTCACCTTCAGTGTCAGCTGGAGCATTATCAGCTTTGTTGCCGCCCTTGTCATCACCTTGCTGTTATTACGGCCGGACATGCGGCAGGGCAGTGACCGCAACGCATCCGGAGCAGGCGGTATCATCGGCTGGAGTGCACTCGGTGTGGCGATGGCTTACATGGCACAATATGCAGCTGTCATCATTGAAACGATGGTTCTTGGTATCAAACCAGGTTCCGAGAACACCATGCAGATCATGGAAATCGCCAGAGCAGCTCCGATTTTCATTATCATTCCTACTATCATTGCACCGATTTTGGAAGAAATCATTTTCCGGAAGATTATTTTCGGCAGTCTGTACAAGCGGATGAACTTTTTCATCGCCGCGCTAGCATCTTCCATTATTTTCGGACTTGTCCATATGGATGTCACCCACATCATTACGTACACGGGCATGGGACTGGTGTTTGCCTTTCTTTATGTACACACCAACCGGATCATCGTTCCGATTATCACCCATATGGCCATGAACACCATCACGGTTATCGCCCAGTTCAGTATAGACCCGGAAGAACTTGATCAAATGCTTGAACAATGGGAAAAAATGCAAATGATTTTAATTGGAGGCTAA
- a CDS encoding MDR family MFS transporter: MGGGRIKKIDAKWLVVVSVLFGTFTVILNNSMLNPTLPHFIELFDSNAVSVGWILTIFMVSMGMTMPLTGYLGDRFGKKKIYLIGLSIFLVGSLSGALSHTLGMMIASRAVQGMAGGLMMPIAMALIFQAFPREERGLAVGIYGVAAMVAPAIGPTIGGLIIELLPWNFLFLFNIPFGLIGLIISSKYLIPTNPDPNLKFDLAGFLLVTAGVGAILFALGRGSTWELLTQPFSLLLISGGVAAIILFIIYEQRQKQPLLELSVFKVPTYAVSIVVTATASIGLFSGIFLLPLLIQNVYGLNEIQTGLLFLPAALCSGLFMTLGGKLLDKKGPRYVVPPGLLLLAATTFALGNLQLSTPFWLILLINTVRGAGLGMSNMPATTAGMNAIPEKLVAQGSAMNNVLRQIFSAFGIVFFSIYYEVRRAQISSVSGLAGEEAALQAINEAFLFSSLLMLIVVPISFILKGKPNDDTKNS; encoded by the coding sequence ATGGGGGGTGGACGTATCAAGAAAATAGACGCCAAATGGCTGGTTGTCGTTTCTGTTTTATTTGGCACTTTCACCGTGATTTTAAACAACAGCATGCTGAATCCGACCTTGCCGCACTTCATTGAGTTGTTCGACTCCAACGCTGTGTCGGTGGGCTGGATTTTGACGATTTTCATGGTATCGATGGGGATGACGATGCCGCTGACTGGATACCTGGGCGATCGTTTCGGCAAGAAAAAGATTTACTTGATTGGTTTATCGATTTTTTTGGTCGGCTCGTTGTCCGGTGCATTGTCGCATACCTTGGGGATGATGATCGCTTCACGGGCGGTGCAGGGCATGGCAGGCGGTCTGATGATGCCGATCGCTATGGCTTTGATCTTCCAAGCGTTTCCCCGGGAGGAACGCGGGCTCGCTGTCGGTATCTATGGAGTTGCCGCGATGGTTGCCCCGGCAATCGGACCTACCATCGGCGGCTTAATCATCGAATTATTGCCGTGGAATTTTCTGTTTTTATTCAATATTCCGTTTGGACTTATCGGATTGATTATCTCTAGTAAATATTTGATTCCGACCAATCCTGACCCGAATTTGAAATTTGACTTAGCCGGCTTTCTGCTGGTGACGGCTGGTGTCGGGGCGATTTTGTTTGCTCTCGGCAGGGGCTCGACATGGGAACTGTTGACACAGCCGTTCAGTCTGCTCCTGATCTCTGGAGGCGTGGCAGCCATTATCCTGTTCATTATCTATGAACAAAGGCAAAAGCAGCCGTTGCTGGAATTGAGTGTCTTCAAAGTCCCGACTTATGCTGTTTCCATCGTGGTGACGGCCACCGCATCGATCGGACTGTTTTCGGGTATTTTTTTATTGCCGCTGTTAATCCAGAATGTGTACGGGCTAAATGAAATCCAAACCGGACTGTTGTTTCTGCCAGCGGCTTTATGCAGCGGGCTCTTCATGACCCTTGGCGGGAAACTATTGGATAAAAAAGGACCGCGTTATGTGGTTCCACCAGGGTTGCTGCTGTTGGCGGCTACCACCTTTGCCCTGGGGAACCTGCAGCTGTCGACACCATTTTGGCTGATATTGTTGATCAACACGGTCCGTGGGGCAGGACTTGGCATGTCGAATATGCCGGCGACCACCGCCGGGATGAATGCCATTCCGGAAAAACTGGTTGCACAAGGGTCGGCAATGAACAATGTATTGCGGCAAATTTTTTCCGCCTTCGGTATTGTGTTTTTCTCGATTTACTATGAGGTAAGAAGAGCACAAATTTCCTCTGTCAGCGGTTTGGCCGGAGAAGAGGCGGCATTGCAGGCAATCAATGAAGCCTTTCTTTTTTCGTCGCTATTGATGCTGATTGTTGTCCCAATTTCTTTTATCCTGAAAGGGAAACCGAACGACGATACAAAAAACAGCTGA
- a CDS encoding ATP-dependent helicase, translated as MTNTQDEIVKHIDGPLLVTAGPGSGKTRILTERVIKLINSGKKRVLALTFSNRAAEEISNRIEESIDERSQENIFVGTIHSFCLDVVMNRGHLIGLPNGMVILNSEEDKLEIIKKVTSELPEFNNNSPKYEGKMDQLKSYLKSISNYKKQFITPEILLDSNEDQGEFARIYEAYNNMMLAQRALDFDDILFYAYRIFTERPKIARSYTRLYKYICVDEAQDLNATQYKVIRALCVDFNNIMMVGDPAQSIYGFIGSNSDYMTKHFIKDFNPKEYKLSENFRSAKKIIEAAKNIRIDAGNNAVYPLEGELKVCEFKEEEEEATWIANKIRCLIKNGSPLVEEDLRYEDIAIIGRNRYVLTNIFEQLAELDIPFNQGFSSRRIESESIPIKIFEAGLQIIINPYDEVHFNQILNLAQIHPNDNIQTEGNFLDLLLELNGSQVSNENITHFNSIKKAWSKLLDNEENFSKALDILTDNLITTDHNSFEDFENEQYMILKDLDMWRAQWKKYCSQTISGQRSLSHFRNQVSLGKTQTHNTRGVSVLTVHMSKGLEYNVVFLIGMNEGTFPDYRAKSNNALNEESNNMFVALTRAKRICYLTYPRYKYMPWGEMKLQRPSRFINLIDQ; from the coding sequence TTGACGAATACACAAGATGAAATTGTTAAACACATCGATGGACCATTATTAGTAACAGCAGGTCCAGGGAGCGGGAAAACAAGAATACTAACTGAGAGAGTAATTAAATTAATAAACTCAGGAAAAAAAAGGGTGCTAGCCTTAACCTTTAGTAATAGAGCAGCTGAAGAGATTTCAAATCGAATTGAAGAGAGTATAGATGAAAGAAGTCAAGAGAATATCTTTGTAGGTACAATCCATAGCTTTTGTTTAGATGTAGTAATGAATCGTGGCCACTTGATAGGCTTGCCAAATGGAATGGTTATTTTAAACTCTGAGGAAGATAAGTTAGAAATTATAAAAAAGGTTACTTCAGAATTACCAGAATTCAATAATAACTCCCCGAAATATGAAGGGAAGATGGATCAACTCAAAAGTTACCTTAAATCAATAAGTAATTATAAAAAACAATTCATTACACCAGAAATATTACTTGACTCAAATGAAGATCAGGGGGAATTTGCTAGAATTTATGAAGCATATAATAATATGATGTTAGCTCAAAGAGCTTTGGATTTTGATGATATTTTATTTTATGCTTACAGAATATTTACAGAAAGACCTAAAATAGCGAGATCTTATACAAGATTATACAAATATATCTGTGTAGATGAAGCTCAAGATTTAAATGCAACTCAATACAAAGTGATAAGAGCTTTATGTGTAGATTTTAATAATATTATGATGGTTGGAGATCCTGCACAATCTATTTATGGTTTTATAGGCTCGAACAGTGATTATATGACAAAGCATTTTATTAAAGACTTTAACCCTAAGGAATATAAATTATCAGAAAATTTCCGTTCAGCAAAAAAGATTATTGAGGCTGCAAAAAATATTCGAATAGACGCCGGTAACAATGCAGTGTACCCTCTTGAAGGTGAACTAAAAGTTTGCGAGTTTAAGGAAGAGGAAGAGGAAGCTACATGGATAGCAAATAAAATAAGATGTTTAATAAAGAATGGAAGTCCACTTGTTGAAGAAGATTTAAGATATGAGGATATCGCAATAATCGGAAGAAATAGGTATGTTCTTACAAATATTTTTGAACAATTAGCGGAACTTGATATCCCTTTCAATCAGGGTTTTTCTTCAAGAAGAATAGAGAGTGAATCAATTCCTATTAAAATCTTTGAAGCTGGCTTGCAAATCATCATAAACCCTTATGATGAAGTTCACTTTAATCAAATTTTAAATCTGGCACAAATTCATCCGAACGATAATATTCAAACAGAAGGTAATTTTTTGGATTTGCTTCTTGAATTAAATGGAAGCCAGGTTAGTAATGAGAATATTACCCATTTTAATTCTATAAAAAAGGCTTGGTCAAAATTATTAGATAATGAAGAAAATTTTTCTAAAGCACTAGATATTCTTACAGATAATTTAATTACAACTGACCATAATAGCTTCGAAGATTTTGAAAATGAACAATATATGATTTTGAAAGATTTAGACATGTGGAGAGCACAATGGAAAAAATATTGTAGTCAGACTATTTCAGGTCAGAGGTCTTTATCTCATTTTAGAAATCAAGTTTCTCTTGGGAAAACACAAACGCACAATACAAGGGGAGTCTCAGTGTTAACAGTTCATATGTCAAAAGGATTAGAATATAACGTAGTTTTTTTAATAGGGATGAACGAAGGTACATTTCCTGATTATAGAGCTAAAAGTAATAATGCTCTAAATGAGGAATCCAATAACATGTTTGTGGCGTTAACCAGAGCAAAAAGAATTTGTTATTTAACTTATCCAAGGTACAAGTATATGCCATGGGGAGAAATGAAATTGCAGCGTCCTTCACGATTTATTAACTTAATTGACCAATAA
- the groL gene encoding chaperonin GroEL (60 kDa chaperone family; promotes refolding of misfolded polypeptides especially under stressful conditions; forms two stacked rings of heptamers to form a barrel-shaped 14mer; ends can be capped by GroES; misfolded proteins enter the barrel where they are refolded when GroES binds) yields MAKEIKFSEDARRAMLRGVDTLANAVKVTLGPKGRNVVLDKKFGSPLITNDGVTIAKEIELEDHFENMGAQLVSEVASKTNDVAGDGTTTATVLAQAMIREGLKNVASGANPVGVRRGIEQAVEVATEELRKISKPIEGKDSIAQVAAISSGDDEVGKLIAEAMERVGNDGVITIEESKGFNTELEVVEGMQFDRGYASPYMVTDQDKMEAVLEDPYILITDKKISNIQEVLPVLEQVVQQGKPLLMIAEDVEGEALATLVVNKLRGTFNAVAVKAPGFGDRRKAMLEDIATLTGAEVVTEDLGLDLKNTSIEQLGRASKVVVTKDNTTVVEGSGDPEKISARVAQIRAQVEESTSEFDTEKLQERLAKLAGGVAVIKVGAATETELKERKLRIEDALNSTRAAVEEGIVAGGGTALVNIYNAVKGLTLTGDEETGSNIVLRALEEPVRQISHNAGLEGSIIVERLKGEKVGVGYNAASGEWVDMVESGIVDPTKVTRSALQNAASVAAMFLTTEAVVADLPEEEGGAAGGGMPDMGGMGGMGGMM; encoded by the coding sequence ATGGCTAAAGAAATCAAATTTAGTGAAGACGCTCGCCGTGCGATGCTACGCGGTGTAGATACATTGGCAAATGCGGTAAAAGTTACATTGGGACCAAAAGGCCGTAACGTGGTACTGGACAAAAAATTCGGCTCCCCATTAATCACGAACGATGGTGTCACCATTGCCAAAGAAATCGAATTGGAAGACCATTTCGAAAACATGGGTGCGCAATTGGTATCCGAAGTTGCTTCGAAAACAAACGATGTTGCCGGTGACGGTACGACCACCGCTACTGTGTTGGCTCAAGCAATGATCCGTGAAGGATTGAAAAACGTTGCTTCCGGCGCTAACCCTGTCGGTGTCCGCCGCGGTATCGAACAAGCGGTAGAAGTTGCAACAGAAGAACTTAGAAAGATCTCCAAGCCGATCGAAGGCAAAGATTCCATCGCGCAAGTAGCGGCTATTTCTTCTGGTGACGACGAAGTAGGTAAGCTGATTGCGGAAGCGATGGAGCGCGTTGGTAACGATGGCGTTATCACGATTGAAGAATCCAAAGGCTTCAACACCGAGCTTGAAGTAGTGGAAGGTATGCAGTTCGACCGCGGATATGCATCTCCTTACATGGTTACAGACCAGGATAAAATGGAAGCTGTCCTTGAAGATCCATACATCCTGATCACGGACAAGAAAATCTCCAACATCCAGGAAGTACTGCCTGTACTGGAGCAAGTCGTACAACAAGGCAAGCCGCTTCTAATGATTGCTGAGGATGTAGAAGGCGAAGCACTTGCTACATTGGTAGTAAACAAACTCCGCGGTACATTCAACGCTGTTGCCGTTAAAGCTCCTGGCTTCGGTGACCGTCGTAAAGCAATGCTTGAAGACATCGCTACCTTGACTGGTGCAGAAGTCGTAACAGAAGATCTTGGACTGGATCTGAAAAACACCAGCATCGAACAGCTGGGCCGCGCTTCTAAAGTTGTCGTAACCAAAGACAACACTACTGTTGTAGAAGGAAGCGGAGATCCAGAAAAAATCTCTGCTCGTGTAGCACAAATCCGTGCACAAGTAGAAGAATCTACTTCAGAATTCGATACAGAAAAACTGCAAGAGCGTCTTGCTAAACTTGCAGGTGGTGTTGCTGTCATCAAAGTCGGTGCAGCTACCGAAACAGAATTGAAAGAGCGTAAACTTCGCATCGAAGACGCCTTGAACTCTACTCGCGCTGCAGTAGAAGAAGGTATCGTTGCCGGTGGTGGTACAGCACTTGTCAACATCTACAATGCTGTCAAAGGATTGACGCTGACAGGCGACGAAGAAACGGGCTCCAACATCGTACTTCGTGCGCTTGAAGAGCCAGTTCGTCAAATCTCCCACAATGCCGGCCTGGAAGGTTCTATCATCGTAGAACGCTTGAAAGGCGAAAAAGTCGGCGTAGGCTACAACGCAGCAAGCGGCGAATGGGTAGACATGGTTGAGTCCGGTATCGTCGACCCAACAAAAGTTACCCGTTCTGCGCTTCAAAACGCAGCATCTGTTGCAGCTATGTTCCTGACAACCGAAGCAGTAGTAGCAGACCTGCCTGAAGAAGAAGGCGGAGCTGCAGGCGGCGGCATGCCAGACATGGGTGGCATGGGCGGAATGGGCGGCATGATGTAA
- the groES gene encoding co-chaperone GroES, protein MLKPLGDRVIIELVEQEEKTASGIVLPDSAKEKPQEGKVVAVGSGRVTEHGEKVAPEVAEGNLIIFSKFAGTEVKYEGKEYLILRESDILAVIS, encoded by the coding sequence ATGTTAAAGCCACTAGGTGATCGTGTCATTATTGAACTTGTCGAGCAAGAAGAAAAAACAGCAAGCGGTATCGTGCTGCCTGATTCTGCAAAGGAAAAACCGCAGGAAGGGAAAGTCGTTGCGGTAGGTTCTGGACGTGTCACAGAGCATGGAGAAAAAGTTGCTCCAGAGGTAGCTGAAGGAAACCTCATCATTTTCTCGAAGTTTGCTGGTACAGAAGTAAAATACGAAGGCAAAGAATACTTAATTCTTCGTGAGAGCGACATTTTAGCTGTAATCAGCTAA
- a CDS encoding YdiK family protein, with protein MRTSPLFMAFLYFAMGAVFTYIAAQSVEDTIWNFITILLAIFATLDFVVSFRLIGLHVKIRKSKKNK; from the coding sequence ATGAGAACATCCCCGTTGTTTATGGCTTTCTTGTATTTTGCAATGGGAGCTGTATTCACCTATATCGCAGCTCAATCAGTTGAAGACACGATTTGGAACTTCATTACGATCCTGCTGGCCATTTTTGCCACGCTCGATTTTGTCGTTTCGTTCCGATTGATCGGTCTGCATGTTAAAATCCGCAAGTCGAAAAAAAACAAATAG